The Pseudorasbora parva isolate DD20220531a chromosome 19, ASM2467924v1, whole genome shotgun sequence genomic sequence TCTTAATAGGCAGGTAAATACTGTGATCTTCTCAAACATGAGGCAAACCAAGGTAACCGGGCCTAACGGCTCAGCTGTTCACCGCATTCATCCTAGCCATCAGCACTGCACTATATTTACCAGCTTCCTGGGTTACACAAGCCTGCCAAGGGGGTGTGCACAAGCCCTCGACCCCTTCCTCTGTCCTCCGGATAAGCCGGGTTCTCTGTCACTGCCatagtaaacacacaaaaagcatggTGCACAGCCCACCGCTGAAGGAACAAACAAGGGGAGGGTCACATGTGAGACCCGGAGGACAGCAGCCCTCCAGACTATTCTAGGTAACTGGAATGTACACAGCGACCTCATGGCAAACTCCAAATGTGAGACCTCATGTCTTTCTCCATGCCACTTTTGAGTCTTCTTTAAGAGAGAAATTTGGGAGAAATTGATTTGCTTTTATCCTGCTGAACTGTCTGATTCCCATTGGAACTTAAGTGTGAAGAACAAACAGGTGAGTTCAAGAGCTACTTTCAAAAGTATCAACAAGATTAAATGAATGTTCAAAATGCAAATTCTGATAAAGAGCATTAGCTTCTCCTGAAGTGTCATTTAGTTATTTTATGTAACATGTTTGATGAACTAGAGAATTATATTTAAATCcttaatttttttagttttgctTACGGTATTGTTACTCATTTTCACAACTGATGGTTTGTTGTTTATTCTGAAGCTGTCTTCTTTTAAACGAGTGCCACTGAAACATGATATGGTATCTTTTTATCTTTGGGGAATACTTTCAACCTTGTTGTGGTGTCTCAGAATGGtgattaataataagaaaaaacaaTTAGCATCCCAAAATAGACATCAGACGGGCCCATGTGATCTGGAGTGAAATAAAATCAGTAGCTGTCTCTGGGGTGATTAGATGACTTAGTGTTGATAATAGGCCTATGAAATGTCCTGGTCTAAACGGTTAGTCTATCAAGGGCAAACCTACCGAGGGGATCAGAAACAGCTGGCAAGTGATACTAGGGCGTTGATAAACTTAGCTTAGATTGGGAAATGTAGCCAAGCACTACACATGaatgcattaaaatgatttaaggGACACTGGAATAGAACACTGTGGTGTGGCACTGAACATCCGAACTGATAAAGTAACAGAGAAAAAGAGCTTTGAGGGAGGGAGGATAGGTTATGTTGTGGCCATAACAATAGTAAACAGTAACTTCTTACTCATCGTGACTGAATGGTAATGTTTATCTGCCATTAAACTCTCAATCCTCACCCTTTGCAGCATGGCTAGTATATCAACAGAGATCTTTCCGTTCAAGGATCAAGAGCTCCCTGCTCACCTCCTGTTTCAGTTGAACATATTGAGACATGAGCAGATCTTTACCGATGTGATCTTGTGCACCGAAGACAAGGAGATCCCGTGCCACAGGAACGTCTTGGTTTCCAGCAGCCCCTACTTCCGAGCCATGTTCTGCAGCAACTTTCGGGAGAGCAGCCAGACTAGAGTGGACCTGAAAGGGATCGCATCGGAAGTCATTGAATGCGTCGTGGATTACATCTATACTGGTACCATTACCATTACCATGGAGCTTGTGCTGCCCCTGATGCAGGCGGCCTCCATGCTACAGTACGGGAGGCTCTTTGAGGCCTGCTCCACCTTCCTTCAGGAACAGCTCAATCCGGAAAACTGCCTGAGCATGATCCGGCTCTCAGAGATCCTTCACTGTGAAAGCCTCAAGGAGAGAGCCAAAGAAATGGCCGTGCGTTGTTTCTCGGACGTGGCTGCTACTGAGGACTTCTGCGAACTGTCCCTTCCCGAGCTAATGTGCTACCTGGAGGACGACCGACTGTGCGCGGAGGAGGAGCAGGTTTTTGAGACGTTACTTGCTTGGATCCACCATGACCCCTTCTCCCGCCGAGGAGCCATTCACGACCTCTTCAAGAAGGTCCGGTTACGGTACATCCATCCAACATACCTCTTCCAGTTTATCGCCAACGATCCGCTCGTCCAGTCGTCTACACTTTGCACTGAGATCATCGAGTCTGTGCGACGTCTGATGTTTTCCGTGAGTGCCAAATGCACTCGAGAGCTGAAGCCTCTCTGGACAACACCGCGTCGCTACACATGCCGGGAGACTCTGGTGGTGGTTGGAGGCCGCAAAAACAACGAACAGACGTCTCGGGAGGCACTTCTCTACGACGAAAGGACACAACGTTGGCAGTGGCTTGCTAAACTACCTTTGCGGCTCTACAAGGCGGCGTATGTCTGTATTCACAGCATTCTGTATGTAGTGGGGGGACTCAGTCTTAGTCTGGTATCTGGAGACAGTGCGGTTAGTGCCACAGTGTATACCCTCTCATTGAAGACCAATCAGTGGAGGACCGCCGAACCCATGCTGGTGCCACGGTATGCCCATCAATGTGTCTCCTACCTTCACTTTATCTTCGCTCTTGGTGGGATAGGGCCGAATAAGCAGATCTCAAATACAGTAGAGCGCTACAACAGCATGTTCAATCAATGGGAGGCAATGGCACCGATGCCCACAGCAGTCCTACACCCTGCAGTGGCGGCCAACGACCAAAGGATTTATGTGTTTGGAGGCGAGGATGCCTTGCAGAACCCAGTAAGACTAATACAGGTAACAAAAGTCATTCAGAAAAGATAAGCTGTGCTTCGCTCAAGGTGTGATCCTACATGACAAATGCCTT encodes the following:
- the klhl38a gene encoding kelch-like protein 38 gives rise to the protein MASISTEIFPFKDQELPAHLLFQLNILRHEQIFTDVILCTEDKEIPCHRNVLVSSSPYFRAMFCSNFRESSQTRVDLKGIASEVIECVVDYIYTGTITITMELVLPLMQAASMLQYGRLFEACSTFLQEQLNPENCLSMIRLSEILHCESLKERAKEMAVRCFSDVAATEDFCELSLPELMCYLEDDRLCAEEEQVFETLLAWIHHDPFSRRGAIHDLFKKVRLRYIHPTYLFQFIANDPLVQSSTLCTEIIESVRRLMFSVSAKCTRELKPLWTTPRRYTCRETLVVVGGRKNNEQTSREALLYDERTQRWQWLAKLPLRLYKAAYVCIHSILYVVGGLSLSLVSGDSAVSATVYTLSLKTNQWRTAEPMLVPRYAHQCVSYLHFIFALGGIGPNKQISNTVERYNSMFNQWEAMAPMPTAVLHPAVAANDQRIYVFGGEDALQNPVRLIQVYHISRNLWSRLETRTVKNVCAPAAVIEDKIYIVGGYTRRVIAYDTKANKFVKCANMKERRMHHAATVINNKLYVTGGRFLNAHDVIEDSDCFECYDHKTDVWTFKGSLPYKLFDHGSLSLICVSNRPNPP